A genomic segment from Canis aureus isolate CA01 chromosome 4, VMU_Caureus_v.1.0, whole genome shotgun sequence encodes:
- the SHLD2 gene encoding shieldin complex subunit 2 isoform X5 — MCLYYGVLEQPGTLNFKGKKHNDIVESLELHTTFWSSCECLFDDDIRAITFKAKFQKNTPSFVKISDLATHLEDKHSGVILIKAQILELVIPITAGQKIALNARSSLRNILSSLPDMVYTGCAKCGLELETDKNKIYKQCYSCLPFTMKKLYYRPAVMTVADGGCNVGIRVGSQLMEKMLLNIPPDWLRRVIAPWAEVTYGAVAADLLHSLLAAGAAPWLLQVHSLFVLDDNSCPLQQECSLLDFHPDARAEDAAGPSRTTLESCALWNK, encoded by the exons ATGTGCTTGTATTATGGGGTCCTGGAGCAGCCTGGTACCCTCaacttcaaaggaaaaaag CACAATGATATCGTAGAAAGCCTAGAATTGCATACAACATTTTGGTCATCCTGTGAGTGCCTGTTTGATGATGATATAAGGGCAATTACGTTTAaagcaaaatttcaaaaaaacacACCCTCCTTTGTGAAGATCTCAGATTTGGCAACACACCTGGAAGATAAGCATTCAG GAGTGATTCTAATCAAAGCCCAGATTTTAGAGCTAGTGATTCCTATCACAGCAGGTCAGAAGATAGCTCTAAATGCCCGCAGCTCCCTGAGGAacatcctctcttcccttccGGACATGGTATATACTGGCTGTGCAAAATGTGGGTTGGAACTGGAAACAGACAAGAACAAGATCTACAAACAGTGTTACAGCTGCTTGCCGTTTACTATGAAGAAGCTATACTACAG GCCAGCTGTAATGACCGTGGCTGACGGAGGGTGTAACGTGGGCATCCGGGTGGGATCTCAGCTGATGGAGAAGATGCTTCTCAACATTCCTCCCGACTGGCTCCGCAGAGTTATAG cgccTTGGGCCGAGGTCACCTATGGCGCGGTGGCCGCAGACCTGTTGCACTCACTGCTGGCAGCTGGCGCGGCGCCGTGGCTCCTGCAGGTGCACAGCCTGTTCGTGCTGGACGACAACAGCTGCCCGCTGCAGCAGGAGTGCTCCCTGCTGGATTTCCACCCCGACGCCCGCGCCGAGGACGCGGCAGGTCCTTCGAGGACCACGCTGGAGTCGTGTGCCTTGTGGAATAAATGA
- the SHLD2 gene encoding shieldin complex subunit 2 isoform X6 yields MVYTGCAKCGLELETDKNKIYKQCYSCLPFTMKKLYYRPAVMTVADGGCNVGIRVGSQLMEKMLLNIPPDWLRRVIAPWAEVTYGAVAADLLHSLLAAGAAPWLLQVHSLFVLDDNSCPLQQECSLLDFHPDARAEDAAGPSRTTLESCALWNK; encoded by the exons ATGGTATATACTGGCTGTGCAAAATGTGGGTTGGAACTGGAAACAGACAAGAACAAGATCTACAAACAGTGTTACAGCTGCTTGCCGTTTACTATGAAGAAGCTATACTACAG GCCAGCTGTAATGACCGTGGCTGACGGAGGGTGTAACGTGGGCATCCGGGTGGGATCTCAGCTGATGGAGAAGATGCTTCTCAACATTCCTCCCGACTGGCTCCGCAGAGTTATAG cgccTTGGGCCGAGGTCACCTATGGCGCGGTGGCCGCAGACCTGTTGCACTCACTGCTGGCAGCTGGCGCGGCGCCGTGGCTCCTGCAGGTGCACAGCCTGTTCGTGCTGGACGACAACAGCTGCCCGCTGCAGCAGGAGTGCTCCCTGCTGGATTTCCACCCCGACGCCCGCGCCGAGGACGCGGCAGGTCCTTCGAGGACCACGCTGGAGTCGTGTGCCTTGTGGAATAAATGA